The Raoultibacter phocaeensis genome contains a region encoding:
- a CDS encoding ATP-binding protein, which produces MRRLVAVVCAAMLVISLFPGVAGAEDGVSVPHTDASSTRSSSSDAPSGTDTKRASSFLGEGADVDMHADAGRTLKVAFPYAKGISETDENGIHSGSFYDWLVEISKYTGWNYEFVTGDINDLLPAMIDGEYDLMGGMFYRDELTADVLYPDYIMGSNYSVLLYKKTDPDIKSFDLNTLNGKTIGVLSKATDKIERLENFLEFNNLDCAIRYYDDEVALRQCLDSDGVDVLLSSDIEMRDDCDVAARFKSEPYYIVAAADEPSLASELNQAMENIYAADPGFSDELYEKYYADAHVNSINFTDEDRAFIEKADPVRVAVISDLYPVYYERNGTYRGIVKGAFELIAEHTGLTFEYVEAENYQDMIDLVLSGEADVAGGFMDDEYFANDMGLALTKSYTKLDAVVLRNKSSEYPSSDLTLALPEGRAKPAGIKAARIEYYPSYELCLEAVNTGRVDLTCLPSSYAEGLYQDHYYANLTPVAADHIESTFSIAFPQPVDSELYSVINKAINSFTAEEMETVLSNNVISVANRQISLQSFMYENPVATLAFGVIFLLLIIGIILLIARSKIRNRILALKLEKAEETGRAKSDFLSRMSHEIRTPMNAIIGLSTIASQSGDATPAIRTSLEKINTSAQFLLALVNDILDMSKIENNKMELECAPFNVLALAEQMQSMVGIQAEKKGLSMVTECEAEDGCVVGDSIRIQQVLANLLSNAFKFTDPGGTVTLVIKEVARDKKSARIRFAVRDTGIGIAPEDLERVFESFEQAAENRTNVQGTGLGLSISSNLVKMMGGTLRVNSTVGRGTEFYFSIDLPISDQCAIASDTHDDRAAVSLSGSKLLLAEDNDLNAEIAIALLEMEDVSVVRADNGRKAVDLFAASEPGGFDFVLMDVKMPVMDGLAAAKAIRALDRDDARTVPIIAITANTFQEDRDSAKAAGMNGFVPKPFDAEQLYDALREFLRRKERGAN; this is translated from the coding sequence ATGAGAAGGCTAGTGGCAGTCGTATGCGCCGCGATGCTCGTCATCTCGCTGTTTCCCGGAGTCGCCGGCGCCGAAGACGGTGTCTCGGTTCCGCATACAGATGCATCCAGTACCCGCTCTTCGAGTTCGGATGCCCCTTCCGGTACGGACACGAAACGTGCCTCGTCGTTTTTAGGCGAAGGCGCAGACGTCGACATGCATGCCGACGCGGGACGCACGCTTAAGGTCGCTTTCCCCTACGCGAAGGGCATCAGCGAAACCGACGAGAACGGCATCCATTCCGGGAGTTTCTACGATTGGCTCGTCGAGATATCCAAGTACACCGGGTGGAACTACGAGTTTGTCACGGGCGATATAAACGATTTGCTGCCCGCCATGATTGATGGTGAATACGACCTCATGGGAGGCATGTTCTACCGCGATGAGCTTACGGCAGACGTGCTGTATCCCGACTACATCATGGGATCGAACTACTCGGTGCTGCTGTACAAGAAAACCGATCCCGACATCAAGAGCTTCGACCTCAATACGCTTAACGGCAAGACGATCGGCGTGCTTTCGAAGGCGACCGATAAGATAGAGCGGCTCGAGAACTTCCTCGAGTTCAACAACCTCGATTGCGCGATCCGCTACTACGACGATGAGGTGGCGCTTCGCCAATGCCTCGATTCGGACGGGGTGGATGTGCTGCTCAGCAGCGATATCGAGATGCGCGACGATTGCGATGTGGCCGCCCGGTTCAAATCGGAGCCGTACTATATCGTTGCCGCAGCAGACGAGCCCTCGCTTGCATCGGAGCTCAACCAGGCGATGGAGAACATCTATGCGGCCGACCCCGGCTTCTCCGACGAGCTGTACGAAAAATACTACGCAGATGCGCACGTCAATTCCATCAACTTCACTGACGAGGACCGTGCGTTCATCGAAAAGGCCGATCCAGTCAGGGTCGCGGTCATCTCGGATCTGTACCCGGTGTACTACGAGCGCAACGGAACGTACCGCGGCATCGTCAAGGGCGCATTCGAGTTGATAGCCGAACATACCGGGCTCACGTTCGAATACGTCGAGGCTGAAAACTACCAAGACATGATCGATCTCGTGCTTTCGGGCGAGGCCGATGTTGCGGGCGGGTTCATGGACGATGAGTACTTCGCGAACGACATGGGCCTTGCGCTCACGAAAAGCTATACCAAGCTCGATGCGGTGGTGCTGAGGAACAAATCGTCGGAATACCCCTCGAGCGATCTGACGCTCGCTCTGCCCGAAGGAAGAGCGAAGCCCGCCGGCATCAAGGCCGCCCGCATCGAGTACTACCCGAGCTACGAGCTGTGCCTCGAGGCGGTGAACACGGGCAGGGTCGATCTGACGTGCCTTCCCTCGTCCTACGCCGAGGGGCTCTACCAAGACCACTACTACGCCAACCTGACGCCGGTGGCCGCAGACCATATCGAATCGACGTTTTCGATCGCGTTTCCCCAGCCAGTCGATTCCGAACTGTATTCGGTGATCAACAAGGCCATCAACAGCTTTACTGCCGAAGAGATGGAAACCGTCCTATCGAATAACGTCATTTCGGTTGCGAATCGCCAGATATCCCTCCAATCGTTCATGTACGAGAACCCCGTGGCCACGCTCGCGTTCGGCGTTATATTCTTGCTCCTCATCATCGGCATCATCCTTTTGATCGCGCGCTCCAAGATCAGAAACCGCATCCTTGCGCTTAAGCTCGAGAAGGCCGAAGAGACGGGCCGCGCGAAGTCCGACTTCCTCTCGCGCATGTCCCATGAGATCAGAACGCCCATGAACGCGATCATCGGACTTTCGACCATCGCCTCGCAATCGGGCGATGCGACGCCCGCCATCAGGACGAGCCTCGAGAAGATCAACACTTCGGCCCAGTTCTTGCTAGCGCTTGTAAACGATATCCTCGACATGTCCAAAATCGAGAACAACAAAATGGAGCTCGAATGCGCGCCGTTCAACGTGTTGGCGCTTGCCGAGCAGATGCAGAGCATGGTGGGCATTCAGGCCGAGAAAAAAGGTCTTTCGATGGTGACCGAATGCGAGGCCGAGGACGGCTGTGTGGTAGGCGATTCGATCCGTATCCAGCAGGTGCTAGCGAATCTGCTTTCGAACGCGTTCAAGTTCACCGATCCCGGCGGAACGGTCACGCTTGTCATCAAAGAAGTCGCCCGCGACAAGAAATCGGCGCGCATCCGGTTCGCCGTACGCGATACGGGCATCGGCATCGCCCCTGAGGATCTTGAGCGCGTGTTCGAATCGTTCGAGCAGGCAGCCGAGAACCGCACGAACGTGCAGGGTACGGGCCTCGGTCTTTCCATCAGTAGCAACCTTGTGAAGATGATGGGCGGAACGTTGCGCGTCAACAGCACGGTGGGAAGAGGCACCGAGTTCTACTTCTCCATCGATCTGCCTATCTCGGACCAATGCGCGATTGCGTCCGATACGCACGACGATCGCGCGGCGGTATCGCTTTCTGGATCGAAGCTCTTGCTCGCCGAAGACAACGACCTCAACGCTGAGATCGCCATCGCTTTGCTCGAGATGGAAGACGTGTCGGTCGTGAGGGCCGACAACGGCAGAAAGGCCGTCGACCTATTCGCTGCAAGCGAACCCGGCGGTTTCGACTTCGTGCTCATGGACGTGAAGATGCCCGTGATGGACGGCCTCGCGGCCGCCAAGGCTATTCGCGCGCTCGACCGCGACGATGCACGTACGGTTCCGATTATCGCCATTACCGCCAATACGTTTCAGGAGGACCGCGACAGCGCGAAAGCGGCCGGCATGAACGGGTTCGTTCCCAAGCCCTTCGATGCCGAACAGCTCTACGACGCACTCAGGGAGTTTCTGAGACGGAAGGAGCGCGGCGCGAACTGA
- the priA gene encoding replication restart helicase PriA, with protein sequence MRLAQIILDIPTQSLDTAYTYAVPDDLVDAEVGCAVLVPFGNRQAIGYAVALEEVDAEDASALVVRGVDPVKLKAVQRVLSHSYFDELGAACAHYLSEEYIAPLCSCVRLFTPPGGVPRMVHTGKYWRLEEPQIGPVDDRWVRLGPAAAGFEPKKTAVKQKAIVDALASGELRVAELSMELGSVSSVLKTLAEKEVVVLETRRRLRGTGAGEAGSHGARAESFVPSAKPDLTCGQAKALEAIDAAQQRSAGDVVLVDGVTGSGKTEVYLRAIETTLASGLGAIVLVPEISLTPQTVARFRGRFGDTVAVMHSRMSQGERYDQWDLIRSGAARVVVGARSALFTPMPDLGLIIIDEEHEGSYKQDSAPRYVARDVAAWMVAERGATLVLGSATPSIETLYRCDKYDNWHRVVLAERANGKPMPEVTVIDMAREFGSGHRSMFSRKLTKALIETIEAGQKAVLLLNQRGFASFLLCRECGFVPECPSCSTSLTYHEKGSVLVCHHCGHKEPVPPVCPECGSPYLKKFGAGTQRVEAELVSVLEGTGARVVRMDADTTSAKGAHQKLLEEFASAGAAVLLGTQMIAKGLDFDDVTLVGVINADTMLKLPDFRSAERTFSLIEQVAGRAGRADLPGRVMVQTYWADSCAIQAAATYDRALFLKDELPKRRLLGYPPYVRMANVLVWGKDESEVECAARELSADIERTVLEQAGEQWSVLPANPCVLSRLRGTYRWHIVVKAPMGSDVSSVLLPLFRKRKASKTVNVAVDVDPHDML encoded by the coding sequence GTGAGACTCGCGCAGATCATACTCGACATTCCCACGCAGTCGCTCGATACGGCCTACACCTATGCAGTGCCCGACGATCTCGTTGATGCCGAGGTAGGTTGCGCGGTACTCGTGCCGTTCGGCAACCGCCAGGCGATCGGCTATGCGGTCGCGCTCGAGGAAGTCGATGCCGAAGATGCGAGCGCGCTTGTGGTTCGCGGCGTCGATCCGGTGAAGCTCAAAGCTGTCCAGCGCGTGCTGTCGCATTCGTATTTCGATGAGCTGGGGGCGGCGTGCGCGCACTACCTGAGCGAGGAGTACATAGCTCCCCTCTGCTCGTGCGTTCGTCTGTTCACGCCTCCGGGCGGCGTGCCGCGTATGGTCCATACCGGAAAGTACTGGCGGCTCGAAGAGCCTCAGATCGGTCCCGTCGACGACCGGTGGGTGCGCCTTGGGCCCGCTGCAGCCGGATTCGAACCCAAGAAGACCGCGGTCAAGCAGAAGGCCATCGTCGATGCGCTCGCATCTGGCGAGCTGCGCGTGGCGGAACTCTCGATGGAGCTCGGATCGGTCTCGTCGGTGCTGAAGACGCTTGCCGAAAAAGAGGTCGTCGTGCTTGAGACGCGGCGGCGGCTTCGGGGGACGGGGGCCGGCGAAGCGGGCTCGCACGGTGCGCGCGCCGAGTCGTTCGTGCCGAGCGCGAAGCCCGATCTCACGTGCGGCCAGGCGAAGGCCCTCGAGGCGATCGACGCGGCCCAGCAGCGTTCGGCGGGCGATGTGGTGCTCGTCGACGGCGTAACCGGTTCGGGCAAGACCGAAGTGTATCTGCGTGCCATAGAGACGACGCTCGCATCCGGGCTCGGGGCCATCGTCCTCGTTCCCGAGATATCGCTCACGCCCCAGACGGTTGCGCGGTTTCGCGGGCGGTTCGGCGATACCGTCGCCGTCATGCACTCGCGTATGAGCCAAGGCGAGCGCTACGACCAATGGGACCTCATCCGCTCGGGAGCGGCGCGCGTAGTCGTAGGCGCGCGCAGCGCGCTCTTTACCCCGATGCCCGATCTCGGCCTTATCATCATTGACGAGGAACACGAAGGTTCCTACAAGCAGGATTCCGCACCACGCTACGTGGCGCGCGACGTAGCGGCATGGATGGTGGCCGAGAGGGGCGCGACGCTCGTGCTCGGCTCGGCCACGCCGTCGATCGAGACCCTTTACCGCTGCGACAAGTACGACAACTGGCACCGCGTCGTGCTCGCCGAGCGTGCCAACGGCAAGCCGATGCCCGAAGTAACCGTAATCGACATGGCCCGCGAGTTCGGAAGCGGGCACCGCTCCATGTTCTCGCGCAAGCTCACGAAAGCCCTGATCGAAACAATCGAGGCTGGTCAGAAAGCGGTGCTCCTCCTGAACCAACGCGGGTTCGCGAGCTTTCTGCTCTGCCGCGAGTGCGGGTTCGTGCCCGAGTGCCCGTCGTGCTCGACATCGCTGACCTACCACGAAAAGGGCAGCGTGCTCGTGTGCCACCACTGCGGGCACAAGGAGCCGGTGCCGCCCGTATGCCCCGAATGCGGCAGCCCGTATTTGAAGAAGTTCGGAGCGGGCACCCAGCGGGTCGAAGCAGAACTCGTCAGCGTGCTCGAAGGCACGGGGGCGCGCGTCGTGCGCATGGACGCCGATACGACGTCGGCGAAGGGCGCGCACCAGAAGCTTCTCGAAGAGTTCGCTTCGGCGGGGGCCGCCGTGCTTCTCGGCACGCAGATGATTGCGAAGGGACTCGATTTCGACGATGTGACGCTCGTGGGCGTCATCAATGCCGATACGATGTTGAAGCTCCCCGATTTCAGGAGCGCCGAGCGGACGTTCTCCCTTATCGAACAGGTGGCGGGCCGCGCTGGCCGCGCCGATTTGCCGGGGCGTGTCATGGTGCAAACCTACTGGGCCGATTCGTGCGCCATACAGGCGGCGGCAACCTACGACCGCGCCCTTTTCCTAAAAGACGAACTTCCCAAAAGGCGTTTGCTCGGGTATCCGCCCTATGTTCGTATGGCCAACGTACTCGTGTGGGGAAAAGATGAATCCGAAGTCGAGTGTGCCGCCCGCGAGCTCTCGGCCGATATCGAGCGAACGGTGCTCGAGCAGGCGGGCGAGCAGTGGTCGGTGCTTCCTGCGAACCCGTGCGTGCTTTCGCGTTTGCGGGGTACGTACCGCTGGCACATCGTGGTGAAGGCGCCGATGGGAAGCGATGTTTCGTCGGTGCTCTTGCCGCTGTTCCGTAAACGCAAGGCGAGCAAAACCGTCAACGTCGCCGTCGACGTCGATCCCCATGACATGCTGTAG
- the metK gene encoding methionine adenosyltransferase, translated as MANQQTTYLFTSESVTEGHPDKVCDQISDAILDAILEKEIELAEAGYVAPGGMPADPAAVRCACETLATTGLVVVTGEIRTQAYIDIPSIVRSVIADIGYNRAKFGFDSETCGVMNAIHEQSPDIALGVDTSWEAQHGEAGDQYDNVGAGDQGMVFGYACNETETLMPMPIYLAHRLAEELSRVRKEGTMPYLRPDGKTQVSVRYVDNKPTQVEKIVVSTQHAEDIEHEALRAELVKNVIMPVVEREGVTLADDVEIHVNPTGRFVIGGPMGDAGLTGRKIIVDSYGGMGRHGGGAFSGKDCTKVDRSAAYAARWVAKNVVAAGLAERCEIQIAYAIGMAKPVSVMVDTFGTNAVSEETIAEAVQRVFDLRPGAIIDQLDLRRPIYRKTAAYGHFGRELPEFTWERTDKVDELKAACNVS; from the coding sequence TTGGCAAACCAGCAAACAACGTATTTATTCACATCCGAGTCGGTGACCGAAGGTCATCCCGACAAGGTATGCGATCAAATTTCCGATGCGATCCTCGATGCGATTCTCGAAAAGGAGATCGAGCTTGCGGAAGCGGGCTACGTGGCACCAGGCGGCATGCCCGCCGATCCGGCGGCCGTGCGCTGCGCATGCGAGACGCTTGCGACGACGGGGCTTGTGGTCGTTACGGGCGAGATCCGCACGCAGGCCTACATCGACATTCCTTCTATCGTGCGCTCCGTCATCGCCGACATCGGGTACAACCGTGCGAAGTTCGGCTTCGACAGCGAAACGTGCGGCGTCATGAACGCCATCCACGAGCAGTCGCCCGACATCGCGCTCGGGGTCGATACGTCGTGGGAAGCCCAGCACGGCGAAGCCGGCGACCAATACGACAACGTAGGCGCGGGCGATCAGGGCATGGTGTTCGGATACGCCTGCAACGAGACTGAAACGCTCATGCCGATGCCGATCTATCTGGCTCACCGACTTGCCGAAGAGCTTTCCCGCGTGCGCAAAGAAGGTACGATGCCGTATTTGCGCCCCGATGGAAAAACGCAGGTGAGCGTGCGCTACGTCGACAACAAGCCCACGCAGGTTGAAAAGATCGTCGTGTCGACCCAGCACGCCGAGGACATCGAGCACGAAGCTTTGCGCGCGGAACTCGTCAAGAACGTCATCATGCCGGTCGTGGAGCGCGAAGGCGTGACGCTAGCCGACGACGTGGAGATACACGTGAATCCCACGGGCCGCTTCGTCATCGGCGGCCCCATGGGAGATGCGGGCCTTACGGGCCGCAAGATCATCGTCGATTCGTACGGCGGCATGGGCCGCCACGGCGGCGGCGCGTTTTCGGGCAAGGACTGCACGAAGGTCGACCGCTCGGCTGCGTATGCGGCACGATGGGTGGCGAAGAACGTCGTGGCCGCAGGGCTCGCCGAGCGCTGTGAAATCCAGATCGCCTATGCCATCGGCATGGCAAAACCGGTTTCGGTCATGGTCGACACGTTCGGCACGAACGCCGTTTCGGAGGAGACGATTGCCGAAGCGGTGCAAAGGGTTTTCGATTTGCGTCCCGGCGCCATCATCGATCAACTCGATCTGCGAAGGCCCATCTATCGCAAAACGGCTGCGTACGGGCACTTCGGCCGTGAGCTTCCCGAATTCACCTGGGAGCGCACCGATAAGGTCGATGAGTTGAAGGCCGCTTGCAACGTCTCGTGA
- a CDS encoding carboxylate--amine ligase, giving the protein MPTNADYTSEYLAIIDRLDGDVRSRRNALAYMESSTAIVHHQVVACSFLPRLFNAETYTTFKRTAETVHRILVRVMQRYLDDPEYRTIFSFDPRLEELILLPRGYDALLPFARVDVFLDEDTYRIGFCEFNADGSSGMNENREITNSIVDSESFARFANQHEVHSCELFESWVDEFLAIYETYEHRVDQPHIAICDYLENAVVDEFKVFASLFAERGVACSIYDVRELSFDGKELTGPDGKRVDAIWRRSVTNDVIEHWDESQALIEAVRAEKVALIGSFAGHIVHDKQIFEALTHPKTVEMLDADEIDFIEQTIPTTAFLDDEHVDLAQIRANRCEWIIKPTDHYGADDVYAGAYVDEATWNELIDRFANGAAGEPFLVQRYITPFKTVTLPPDTHISELTDEQVRAQTQGELYNNLSGLYLYNGTFRGVFSRLGPRPTISKDMAGITAATIWVDFDPKTFNEAIRSEEEGR; this is encoded by the coding sequence ATGCCTACAAACGCAGACTACACAAGCGAATACCTTGCAATCATCGACCGTCTCGACGGCGATGTGCGAAGCCGCCGAAACGCCCTTGCGTACATGGAATCGTCTACCGCCATCGTGCACCACCAAGTAGTCGCATGCTCGTTTCTGCCGCGGCTTTTCAACGCAGAAACCTACACTACCTTCAAACGCACCGCCGAGACTGTGCACCGCATCCTCGTCAGGGTGATGCAACGCTACCTCGACGACCCCGAGTACCGCACGATCTTCTCGTTCGACCCCCGACTCGAGGAGCTCATCTTACTGCCCCGCGGCTACGATGCGCTGCTTCCATTCGCCCGCGTCGACGTCTTCCTCGACGAGGACACCTACCGCATCGGGTTTTGCGAATTCAACGCCGATGGTTCTTCGGGCATGAATGAAAATCGTGAGATCACAAACTCCATCGTCGACTCCGAAAGCTTTGCACGCTTCGCCAACCAGCACGAGGTCCATTCCTGCGAGCTGTTCGAATCGTGGGTCGATGAGTTCCTTGCCATATACGAAACCTACGAGCACCGCGTCGATCAGCCCCATATCGCCATCTGCGACTACCTAGAAAATGCCGTCGTTGACGAGTTCAAAGTGTTCGCATCGCTCTTTGCCGAGCGCGGTGTCGCATGCAGCATCTACGACGTGCGAGAACTCTCGTTCGACGGAAAAGAACTCACCGGACCTGATGGAAAGCGCGTCGACGCAATCTGGCGGCGCAGCGTAACGAACGATGTCATCGAGCATTGGGACGAATCCCAGGCGCTCATCGAGGCGGTTCGCGCCGAAAAGGTCGCCCTCATCGGTAGTTTCGCCGGGCACATCGTCCACGACAAGCAGATATTCGAAGCGCTCACGCATCCCAAAACCGTCGAGATGCTCGATGCCGACGAAATCGATTTCATCGAGCAGACCATCCCGACGACCGCGTTTTTAGACGACGAGCACGTCGACCTCGCGCAGATACGCGCGAACCGCTGCGAATGGATCATCAAGCCGACCGACCACTACGGCGCCGACGACGTTTACGCCGGAGCCTACGTGGATGAGGCTACATGGAACGAGCTCATCGACCGCTTCGCGAACGGGGCCGCAGGCGAACCCTTCCTCGTCCAGCGCTACATCACACCGTTCAAGACCGTTACGCTCCCGCCCGATACGCACATAAGCGAACTCACCGACGAACAAGTGCGAGCTCAAACACAAGGCGAGCTGTACAACAACCTTTCGGGCCTGTACCTCTACAACGGCACGTTCCGGGGCGTGTTCTCGCGCCTGGGGCCCCGGCCTACCATCTCCAAGGATATGGCGGGTATCACAGCCGCAACCATCTGGGTTGACTTCGATCCCAAAACCTTCAATGAAGCCATCCGATCCGAAGAGGAAGGCCGGTAG
- a CDS encoding lipoprotein intramolecular transacylase Lit: MPKTESTHRGGPLASVLTAIAAVTLAVTLVAAGLAACCARPATAMLSQATSAADLSPYSRGTLIDLAVATRDYTVDGIPREDVLEAIAAAARAEAPEVLADSDDPAIALADAPERYTLTEDALSHLDDVYAVISTAVPVLIGCAIVALASLIALGFLAGRRRVGNTLIAAPIIVIAAFAALAAWVIVDFNGFFAAFHSLFFANGTWTFSADSLLICMYPPDFWIGMGAIWLATTLAASIVAILVGIAVKGRATRA; the protein is encoded by the coding sequence ATGCCGAAAACCGAATCAACGCATCGCGGCGGGCCTCTCGCCAGCGTGCTGACCGCGATCGCCGCCGTCACCCTCGCCGTCACGCTCGTTGCCGCAGGGCTCGCCGCTTGTTGCGCGCGCCCCGCAACCGCCATGCTCTCGCAGGCCACAAGCGCCGCCGACCTCTCGCCCTATTCGAGGGGGACGCTCATCGACCTCGCCGTCGCCACGCGCGATTACACGGTCGACGGCATCCCGCGCGAAGACGTGCTCGAAGCAATCGCGGCAGCCGCACGCGCCGAAGCGCCCGAGGTGCTCGCCGACTCAGACGATCCGGCCATAGCCCTCGCCGACGCTCCCGAGCGCTACACGCTTACCGAAGATGCGCTCTCGCACCTCGACGACGTGTACGCCGTCATCTCCACAGCTGTACCCGTGCTCATCGGCTGTGCGATCGTTGCACTTGCGAGTCTCATTGCGCTCGGATTCTTAGCGGGACGGCGGCGCGTCGGCAACACGCTCATCGCTGCACCGATCATCGTAATCGCAGCCTTCGCTGCCCTCGCCGCATGGGTTATCGTCGACTTCAACGGCTTCTTCGCCGCGTTCCACTCGCTCTTTTTCGCGAACGGCACGTGGACGTTTTCAGCCGATTCGCTTCTCATCTGCATGTATCCGCCTGATTTCTGGATAGGCATGGGAGCTATCTGGCTTGCGACCACGCTTGCGGCAAGCATCGTTGCCATCCTCGTCGGCATTGCCGTCAAAGGAAGAGCGACGAGGGCTTGA
- a CDS encoding DUF559 domain-containing protein, producing the protein MPALSSHATTPDSASRASLDSRIYFGYKTALQILRTVDVRTLAPARIATQSLPDRGLCKRQIENAIGGTESAYPGLSIERPAHVLVGSSSRCRASSAYKLHVCTSRLAGTSFYRLENDVCISAPALAFIHQAAQRNDLIFLLQLGYELCGTYQSWLTGVPTRYQVKPLASVRALRCYVSKNPSLKGARKAQHAIRYLADGSASPRETKQAIVFGLPMRYGGYGLGIPRMNYEVHANKAARAISGKSSFRCDLCWPEHKLDVEYQSRECHEGEESRLADSRRTNALMAMGWTVVGITNDELDSFAATETIAQTLRRHLGKRSQPRVSDYHARKLKLRRQLGLSVGYE; encoded by the coding sequence ATGCCTGCTTTATCTTCTCATGCGACAACGCCTGATTCTGCTTCCCGTGCTTCACTGGACAGTCGCATCTATTTTGGATACAAAACCGCTTTGCAGATACTGCGAACCGTAGACGTTCGTACGCTTGCTCCGGCACGCATTGCAACGCAGAGCCTTCCCGATCGGGGGCTTTGCAAGCGTCAGATAGAGAATGCGATCGGGGGTACGGAGTCGGCGTATCCGGGGCTTTCCATTGAAAGGCCCGCCCATGTACTTGTGGGCAGCTCATCGAGATGCAGGGCATCGAGCGCGTACAAACTTCACGTATGCACATCTCGCCTTGCGGGAACCTCGTTCTACCGACTCGAAAACGATGTCTGCATCAGTGCTCCAGCCCTCGCCTTCATTCACCAGGCGGCACAACGAAACGACCTGATTTTTCTTCTCCAGCTAGGATACGAGCTGTGTGGGACATATCAGAGCTGGCTAACGGGGGTGCCGACGCGCTATCAGGTCAAACCCCTTGCGTCGGTTCGCGCGCTGCGCTGCTACGTGTCGAAAAACCCATCTCTCAAAGGTGCGAGAAAAGCGCAACATGCAATACGCTATCTTGCTGACGGCTCAGCTTCGCCGCGCGAAACGAAGCAAGCCATTGTTTTCGGGCTTCCCATGCGATATGGAGGTTACGGCTTGGGCATCCCTCGCATGAATTACGAAGTGCACGCCAACAAAGCAGCGCGTGCGATATCGGGGAAGTCGAGTTTTCGCTGCGATTTATGCTGGCCCGAGCACAAGCTCGATGTGGAATATCAAAGCCGGGAATGCCATGAGGGGGAGGAAAGCAGGCTTGCGGATTCGAGGAGAACGAATGCTCTTATGGCTATGGGCTGGACGGTAGTCGGCATTACCAATGACGAGTTGGACAGCTTTGCCGCAACGGAAACGATAGCGCAGACGCTTCGTCGGCATCTTGGGAAACGCTCGCAGCCTCGCGTTTCCGATTATCATGCAAGGAAGCTGAAGTTGAGAAGACAACTGGGCCTTTCTGTGGGATATGAATAA